The Coccidioides posadasii str. Silveira chromosome 5, complete sequence genome has a segment encoding these proteins:
- a CDS encoding uncharacterized protein (EggNog:ENOG410PV4K~COG:T), with translation MRCFRRLGVRFFQWKTKKTQMPYQQRNFSSQFYPIINADQRLEEETLPFYEHEQYYPVHIGEVFGSRYQVVGKLGYGAYSTVWLCRDLIGLTHAALKISTQLQRFPEKRRSELAVYEHLSKVKSSHPGQGYIRELYDTFEISSPYGCHQCLIQQPMHLSILDMMRLNPDPLNLSLLREILKGILTGLDFLHTEANIIHTDLKADNLMLRIADQSMLEDFEKTELERPSPRKFIDDKHAIYSSRGFRKPKNGEWGDLVLCDLGEARIGHVQQTGPFIQPHIYRAPEVTFEMQWGSPVDIWNVATLIWDLFEGRHLFNNLLDEQGNYDPFKHMAQIFALLGPPPKELISRSETTRQCFDIDGDWRASVHEKIPHLSLEDLETRLEGTEKTLFLNFIRSMLKWLPEERKTAKELLDDPWLNEQLD, from the exons ATGCGGTGCTTTCGCCGTCTCGGCGTAAGGTTTTTTCAGtggaagacgaagaagacacAGATGCCGTACCAGCAGAGAAATTTCTCAAGTCAATTCTATCCCATTATCAATGCCGACCAACGCCTCGAGGAAGAGACATTGCCATTCTACGAGCATGAGCAATATTATCCAGTCCATATTGGTGAAGTCTTCGGCTCGAGATACCAAGTGgttgggaaattaggataTGGAGCTTACTCAACGGTATGGTTATGCCGTGACTTGAT TGGACTTACTCATGCAGCGTTGAAAATTTCGACACAATTACAAAGATTTCCGGAAAAACGACGCTCGGAGCTTGCTGTATATGAGCATCTCAGCAAGGTCAAATCATCCCATCCAGGCCAAGGATATATTCGCGAGCTCTATGATACGTTTGAGATTTCGAGTCCCTACGGTTGCCATCAATGCCTCATTCAGCAACCGATGCATCTCAGTATACTTGATATGATGAGGTTAAATCCCGACCCTCTCAATTTATCCCTTCTCAGAGAGATATTAAAAGGCATTCTGACTGGCCTTGATTTCCTCCACACAGAAGCTAACATTATTCATACTG ACTTGAAAGCAGATAATTTGATGCTTCGCATTGCTGACCAGTCAATGCTCGAGGACTTTGAAAAAACAGAGCTGGAACGTCCGAGTCCGAGGAAATTCATAGATGACAAGCATGCAATTTACAGCTCTCGCGGCTTCCGCAAGCCGAAGAATGGCGAGTGGGGGGATCTAGTCTTATGTGATCTCGGCGAGGCAAGGATAGGACATGTTCAACAAACAGGTCCTTTCATCCAACCACATATTTACAGGGCACCGGAGGTGACCTTTGAGATGCAATGGGGCTCACCTGTGGATATATGGAATGTTGCTACGCTT ATCTGGGATCTCTTCGAGGGAAGGCATCTGTTCAATAACCTCCTGGACGAACAAGGGAATTATGATCCTTTCAAACACATGGCTCAAATATTTGCATTACTGGGCCCTCCCCCAAAGGAGCTTATCTCGCGCAGTGAGACGACCCGGCAGTGCTTTGATATTGATG GCGATTGGAGGGCAAGTGTACATGAGAAGATACCCCATCTTTCGTTAGAGGATCTCGAGACTCGTCTAGAGGGAACGGAGAAGACATTATTTCTCAACTTCATTCGGTCTATGCTCAAGTGGCTCCCTGAAGAGCGAAAGACTGCCAAAGAACTTCTTGACGATCCTTGGTTGAATGAGCAACTGGACTGA
- a CDS encoding uncharacterized protein (EggNog:ENOG410PX94~COG:S) produces the protein MMDHIQGTDLETLWMRGLKPKEKETIINEIAAILTQLRTLHPPQEGVVASAQGGAILDYRIGSQLVGPFQSHSSFHSFLRGGVPLETTAKVFGEDIASCHSNNYQTFFSHSDLAPRNIIIRNGRIVGVVDWALAG, from the coding sequence ATGATGGATCACATTCAAGGCACTGATCTTGAAACTCTGTGGATGCGCGGCCTGAAAcccaaggaaaaggaaaccATTATCAATGAGATTGCAGCTATCTTGACTCAGCTTCGAACACTTCATCCCCCCCAAGAAGGAGTGGTTGCATCCGCGCAAGGTGGTGCCATTCTCGATTACCGTATTGGGAGTCAACTAGTCGGCCCATTTCAGTCACATTCCAGTTTCCACTCCTTTTTACGGGGTGGCGTTCCACTGGAAACCACGGCTAAGGTTTTTGGGGAAGATATTGCATCTTGTCATAGCAACAATTATCAGACATTCTTCTCGCATTCAGATTTGGCCCCGCGGAATATTATCATTCGCAATGGCAGAATTGTGGGAGTTGTTGACTGGGCACTTGCAGGCTGA
- a CDS encoding uncharacterized protein (EggNog:ENOG410PN7U~COG:S) → MIREMRELQPPQGMGVASVDGGSLFDCRVPGSSLRFGPFRTVQDFHQHLRRGMEFDSRLDPQIQNLIQQQSKSWPLVFTHGDLSSLNILVRGDDIVGIIDWETAGWYPSYWEYTSAHQVNPQNSFWVNEIDNFLQSMPEELAMERIRQKYFGDI, encoded by the coding sequence ATGATCCGCGAGATGCGGGAGCTTCAACCTCCACAAGGCATGGGGGTTGCTTCTGTTGATGGAGGATCGCTATTTGACTGCCGCGTACCAGGCAGTTCCTTACGCTTTGGTCCATTTAGGACCGTCCAGGACTTCCATCAGCATCTACGAAGGGGTATGGAGTTTGATTCCAGGCTTGATCCTCAAATTCAGAATCTTATCCAACAACAAAGCAAATCTTGGCCTTTGGTATTTACTCATGGCGATCTCAGCAGCCTGAACATTCTTGTTCGCGGAGATGATATTGTTGGCATTATTGATTGGGAAACAGCTGGTTGGTATCCGTCATATTGGGAATACACTTCTGCCCACCAAGTCAATCCTCAAAATTCTTTTTGGGTGAATGAGATTGATAATTTCCTACAATCAATGCCTGAAGAGCTGGCGATGGAACGGATCCGTCAAAAGTATTTTGGGGATATTTGA
- a CDS encoding uncharacterized protein (EggNog:ENOG410PNZC) yields the protein MPGKDDTYHWALIIGPKEAEGGMGVRYHAKERPKLGGGSEWFFKERECSLAPTSMLFVRIILGKVADASRLVEILRNRLSDKATQDGIVSPG from the exons ATGCCAGGCAAGGACGACAC ATATCACTGGGCCTTGATTATTGGACCGAAAGAAGCAGAGGGTGGTATGGGCGTCCGTTACCACGCAAAGGAGAGGCCGAAATTGGGAGGGGGCTCTGAATGGTTCTTCAAAGAGCGCGAATGTTCACTTGCCCCTACCAGCATGTTATTTGTTCGTATTATTCTCGGAAAGGTAGCAGACGCAAGTCGCTTAGTCGAGATTCTGCGCAATCGCCTATCCGACAAGGCCACCCAGGATGGGATTGTGTCTCCTGGGTGA
- a CDS encoding uncharacterized protein (EggNog:ENOG410PJA6~COG:S~BUSCO:5774at33183), translating to MASAHHNAVRSRQASHSSASAVEETMDHDSPAGGFDDTPIPDAPPGFTLKFTIHRAQNLPLGDFGSMSSDPYVLLILNTDLARRHPQDPDITFRTPTIRKDINPVWNCEWIVANVPASGFHLKCRVYDEDFADHDDRLGTAYIDVDGIDENWSGFKEQHFKVRKKTGSNRAYLLRSIAATCSKNFSVKGELIVSVECLGKTPGDQGGHMYTIGPNYWTRHFSPMIGRLVGTKDSVQPGTGKKPITKYNFQAIQIQLTGPVPWRLYHRYVEFKPFVAGMFNGQSIRGRLLNHALHHQHARIYNFDRSTMHGMFPSPCIELAQQFLEFVHYDQGGRIFTYVLTLDGQWRFTETGKEFGIDLLSKHTMHSDVSIYIAYSGEFFVRRVHHHHHHHHHNRRHSHKEKAIDSIVPDGGNKQTDAAPNRSQDSVIVSIDPADYELVIDNDSGTYRPNASLLPLLKEFLEKNLPGLKITTLDCQKDAEEMNKLKEEQRERKKATGRHIAYLQRRVSSSSSSISSSDEEELEQRMGQAPKHKNPLAQKLHWMMDPKARYKEWVVTGHVGRSPVADEHFQSWPMDTQHHPETGEASRPAQPPQPANN from the exons ATGGCTTCAGCCCATCATAATGCTGTTCGCTCCAGGCAAGCGTCTCATAGCTCAGCTTCGGCCGTGGAGGAAACAATGGATCACGACTCTCCTGCTGGGGGTTTTGATGACACGCCCATTCCCGATGCTCCGCCTGGGTTCACCCTCAAATTCACCATTCATCGAGCCCAGAATCTCCCTTTGGGCGACTTTGGCTCCATGTCCTCAGACCCTTATGTACTTTTGATTCTCAACACGGATCTGGCCCGCCGCCACCCCCAGGATCCTGATATAACTTTTCGCACCCCTACCATCAGGAAGGATATCAATCCGGTTTGGAACTGCGAGTGGATCGTCGCCAACGTACCGGCGTCTGGGTTCCACCTGAAGTGCCGGGTATATGATGAGGATTTTGCCGACCACGACGATAGACTGGGTACCGCATACATCGACGTCGATGGCATCGATGAGAATTGGAGCGGCTTCAAAGAACAGCATTTTAAGGTTAGGAAAAAGACTGGCAGTAATAGGGCGTATTTGCTACGGTCCATAGCAGCAACCTGCTCCAAGAACTTCAGCGTTAAAGGAGAGCTTATCGTCAGCGTCGAATGTCTGGGTAAGACCCCAGGCGATCAAGGCGGACATATGTATACCATCGGCCCCAACTATTGGACCCGTCATTTTTCTCCCATGATTGGGAGGTTGGTGGGAACAAAGGATTCCGTCCAACCGGGGACAGGCAAAAAACCTATCACCAAATATAA CTTTCAAGCAATTCAAATTCAGTTGACGGGACCCGTACCTTGGAGACTGTATCATCGATATGTCGAATTTAAACCGTTTGTTGCCGGGATGTTTAACGGCCAGAGTATACGTGGACGCCTCCTGAACCACGCCCTGCACCATCAACACGCTAGAATATACAATTTCGATCGATCCACCATGCATGGCATGTTCCCCTCGCCATGTATCGAACTCGCGCAGCAGTTCCTGGAGTTTGTGCACTACGATCAAGGCGGTAGAATTTTCACTTATGTCCTCACATTGGATGGGCAGTGGCGGTTTACCGAAACAGGAAAAGAATTCGGAATCGACTTACTGAGCAAACACACTATGCATAGTGATGTATCTATATATATCGCTTATTCTGGCGAGTTCTTCGTCCGTCGAGTAcatcatcaccaccaccaccaccatcacaATCGCCGTCACAGTCATAAAGAGAAAGCCATTGATTCAATTGTGCCTGATGGTGGAAACAAACAAACCGATGCAGCTCCTAACAGATCACAAGATTCTGTGATTGTTTCAATTGACCCTGCAGATTATGAGCTTGTAATAGACAATGATAGCGGAACATACCGACCAAATGCATCTCTGCTGCCATTACTGAAGGAGTTCTTGGAGAAAAATTTGCCAGGACTTAAGATAACCACCCTGGATTGCCAAAAAGATGCAGAGGAAATGAATAAATTgaaagaagagcaaagaGAGCGGAAGAAAGCTACCGGCAGGCACATTGCGTATCTCCAACGACGAGTAAGctcgtcatcatcgtcaATCTCGAGCTCTGATGAGGAAGAGCTCGAGCAACGAATGGGCCAAGCGCCAAAACATAAGAACCCACTTGCCCAAAAGCTTCACTGGATGATGGACCCCAAAGCGAGATATAAAGAGTGGGTGGTTACGGGCCATGTAGGCCGATCCCCTGTGGCAGATGAACATTTTCAATCCTGGCCGATGGATACACAACATCACCCCGAAACTGGAGAAGCGTCCCGGCCCGCACAGCCGCCCCAGCCCGCAAATAATTGA